A region of the Methylomagnum ishizawai genome:
GGTATTTCTTGGGCGAACTGCCCAGCACCCGCAGCTTCCGCACGCCCAAATCGGCCAGGATTTGCGCCCCGGTGCCGGTGGTGCGCCAGTCCTCGGAATGCTCCTCGGGCGGGGCGATGGCGATGCCATGGTCTTGCATCTGGTAATGGTGGATGCGCTCGACCAGGGATTTGTCGTCCTCTTCGCGGCGGATCACCACCAGGACGCCCCGGCCTTCCTCGGCGAGGCGCTGCATGGCGCGCTTCAGGGTCAGCCCGCCATCGCCGCGGCGGCCGCAGAGTAAATCCCGCAGCAGGTTACGCCCATGCACCCGCACCAGCACCGGCTCCGGTCCCGACACCTGGCCCAGGGTCAGGGCCAGATGCAGGCGCTGGTCCACTTGGTCTTGATAGGCGTAGAGGCGGAACTTGGCGTACTCGGTGGGGAATTCGCATTCGCAGATGCGCTCCACGGTCTTTTCGTTCTGTATGCGGTAATGGATCAGGTCGGCGATGGTGCCGATCTTGAGCCCGTGCAGTTCGGCGAACTGTTCGAGGTCGGCGCGGCGGGCCATGCTGCCGTCCTCGTTGAGGATTTCGACGATCACGGCGGCGGCTTCCAAGCCGGCCAGCCGCGCCAGGTCGCAACCGGCCTCGGTGTGGCCGGCCCGGTTGAGGACGCCGCCCGGCTGGGCCATGAGCGGGAACACATGGCCGGGCTGGACCAGATCGTCCGGCTTGGCGTAGGCCGACACGGCGCATTGGACGGTGCGGGCGCGGTCCGCCGCCGAGATGCCGGTGGTGACCCCGGTCGCGGCCTCGATGGACACGGTGAAATTGGTGGAATGCGGGGTTTTGTTCTCGTTGACCATCAAGGGCAGGCGGAGCTGCTGGCAACGCTCGCGGGTCAGGGTCAGGCAGATCAGGCCGCGACCGTAGCGGGCCATGAAATTGATGTCCTCGGGCCGGGTATGGACCGCCGCCATCACCAAATCGCCCTCGTTCTCGCGGTCCTCGTCGTCCATGAGGACCACCATCTTGCCCTGGCGGATATCCTCGATGATTTCTTCGCTGGTGTTCATTGCCGTCGTCGCTGGAATGGGGGGCGGTAGCTTACACCATCCGGGGGCCGGTCGGGCCCGCGGGGCGGAAACCTCGGCTCAGGCCACGAAACCCGAAGTCCGCAGCAATTCCAAGGTCACGCCGGAACCGCCCTCCGCCGCCTTGTCGCCCAGCAGGAGGCGCTCGGTATAACGGGCCAGGATATCGACTTCCAGATTGACCCGCCGCCCGACCTCGGTACCGCCCAGCGTGGTTTCCTGGAGGGTGTGCGGCACGATATTGAGGCCGAACCGCGCCCCGTCCACCTCGTTGACGGTGAGGCTGATGCCATC
Encoded here:
- the ribBA gene encoding bifunctional 3,4-dihydroxy-2-butanone-4-phosphate synthase/GTP cyclohydrolase II, whose protein sequence is MNTSEEIIEDIRQGKMVVLMDDEDRENEGDLVMAAVHTRPEDINFMARYGRGLICLTLTRERCQQLRLPLMVNENKTPHSTNFTVSIEAATGVTTGISAADRARTVQCAVSAYAKPDDLVQPGHVFPLMAQPGGVLNRAGHTEAGCDLARLAGLEAAAVIVEILNEDGSMARRADLEQFAELHGLKIGTIADLIHYRIQNEKTVERICECEFPTEYAKFRLYAYQDQVDQRLHLALTLGQVSGPEPVLVRVHGRNLLRDLLCGRRGDGGLTLKRAMQRLAEEGRGVLVVIRREEDDKSLVERIHHYQMQDHGIAIAPPEEHSEDWRTTGTGAQILADLGVRKLRVLGSSPKKYLGLSGYGLEVVEYVAAE